A genomic region of Papaver somniferum cultivar HN1 chromosome 7, ASM357369v1, whole genome shotgun sequence contains the following coding sequences:
- the LOC113294475 gene encoding uncharacterized protein LOC113294475 — translation MEPWMMQPITFSAKDIPSNGQAHGDPLVVTLLIEESWVKRILMDSGSLVEVLFYDTFKRMELSGEVLIPLTYRIYGFNGTVTVPKGEVTFRDSDGQGYLDTLTTFCVVDVVSPYEAILGRPWIAGIKGVVSAYHQKLRFPSYRGVVEVLGDPQAARQCMQLDIQQNEERRSRQRREKNKAKEDKAAEELEKVLSQAIAAYETEDYTRVAGSGRGRVKEDTNSGDHSEGSIPPVDI, via the exons ATGGAACCCTGGATGATGCAGCCGATCACCTTCTCAGCCAAGGACATCCCATCAAATGGACAAGCACATGGAGATCCCTTAGTAGTTACCTTACTCATCGAGGAGTCGTGGGTGAAAAGGATACTGATGGACAGTGGGAGCTTAGTCGAGGTCCTATTTTACGACACGTTCAAGAGGATGGAGTTATCAGGTGAGGTTTTGATCCCTTTAACTTATCGGATCTACGGCTTCAACGGTACAGTGACCGTGCcaaagggggaggtcactttcagAGACTCGGACGGACAGGGATACTTGGACACACTTACCACCTTTTGTGTAGTGGATGTCGTATCGCCCTATGAGGCTATCCTTGGTAGACCTTGGATCGCGGGTATCAAAGGTGTGGTATCGGCATACCATCAGAAATTAAGGTTCCCATCTTACCGAGGGGTTGTGGAGGTATTAGGCGATCCACAGGCTGCAAGACAATGTATGCAGCtggatattcaacaaaatgaggaAAGGCGGTCAAGACAGCGCCGAGAAAAGAACAAAGCTAAGGAGGATAAAGCAGCGGAAGAGTTAGAGAAGGTACTCTCACAAGCCATTGCGGCCTACGAAACAG AGGATTACACCCGAGTTGCAGGCAGCGGTAGAGGCCGAGTTAAAGAAGATACAAATAGCGGGGATCATTCGGAAGGCTCAATACCCCCAGTGGATATCTAA
- the LOC113294476 gene encoding F-box protein CPR1-like has product MTLVTHISDSEVDSFHAPTLGSFSVIPSSYPLVSSDWPELPAVSDSWNIVNYSFCVLCEEVSQYYSAGKGFHGVFFKEALHWLGSIVTEKNSSDVIVTFNMSTETMVDMPLPENGMPPIDFQGEMYSNLGVWGDCICIACIWGSVKIDVWVMHEYGVKKSWNKIDCLSYKYVGFDVWYLADI; this is encoded by the exons ATGACCCTCGTGACCCATATCTCTGATTCCGAAGTTGATAGTTTTCATGCTCCAACGCTAGGTTCCTTCTCTGTAATTCCCTCATCATATCCTCTTGTCTCCTCTGATTGGCCAGAATTGCCAGCAGTGTCAG ATTCATGGAATATTGTCAATTACTCATTTTGTGTTCTCTGTGAAGAAGTATCTCAATATTATAGTGCTGGTAAAGGATTTCATGGTGTGTTTTTCAAAGAAGCTCTTCATTGGTTGGGAAGTATTGTCACCGAAAAAAACTCGTCCGATGTTATAGTCACTTTTAATATGAGCACTGAGACAATGGTGGATATGCCATTGCCTGAAAATGGGATGCCACCTATAGATTTTCAAGGGGAAATGTACTCAAATTTGGGAGTGTGGGGAGACTGCATTTGTATAGCTTGTATTTGGGGATCAGTTAAAATTGATGTGTGGGTGATGCACGAGTATGGAGTAAAAAAATCTTGGAATAAAATTGATTGTCTTTCCTACAAATATGTCGGATTTGATGTTTGGTATCTGGCCGATATATAA